The Mycolicibacterium boenickei genome has a segment encoding these proteins:
- a CDS encoding MBL fold metallo-hydrolase: MLGAALRFGARSASLLAGGWLLRALNGTYASVGALPRDIRPVAQRSTQYADGVFVNIEPASPGISMSSEEWRMLIAEMFGPRSASRPPGPIPLAEPVVSADAAGQACAVSWYGHSTALIEIDGYRVLTDPVWSERCSPSRVVGPQRLHEPPLPLEALPAVDAVVISHDHYDHLDIETVLGLARTQRAPFVVPLGIGAHLRKWRIPEDRIVELDWNESHRIGELTLVCTPARHFSGRLFQRNTTLWASWAIIGPQHRAFFGGDTGYTKSFSEIGSEYGPFDLTLLPVGAYHPSWPDIHMNPEEAVRAHLDVTDSGLLVPVHWATFRLAPHPWADPVRRLLTAADPAGVQIAVPRPGQRVDAESAALDPWWEF; encoded by the coding sequence GTGCTGGGCGCTGCGCTGCGGTTCGGGGCCAGGTCGGCGTCCCTGCTGGCCGGCGGGTGGTTGTTGCGCGCGCTGAACGGTACCTACGCCTCGGTGGGCGCCCTGCCCCGCGACATCCGCCCCGTGGCACAGCGGTCCACGCAGTACGCCGATGGTGTGTTCGTCAATATCGAGCCGGCCTCGCCCGGTATCAGCATGAGCTCCGAGGAGTGGCGCATGCTGATCGCCGAGATGTTCGGCCCGCGCTCGGCCAGCCGGCCGCCCGGTCCGATCCCGCTGGCCGAGCCTGTCGTGTCGGCTGACGCTGCTGGTCAGGCGTGCGCGGTGTCCTGGTATGGCCACTCCACGGCGCTGATCGAGATCGACGGCTACCGGGTGCTGACCGACCCGGTCTGGAGCGAGCGCTGTTCGCCGTCGCGGGTGGTGGGCCCGCAACGGTTGCACGAACCTCCGCTGCCGCTGGAGGCGCTGCCTGCCGTCGACGCCGTGGTGATCAGCCACGATCACTACGACCACCTCGATATCGAGACCGTGCTGGGCCTGGCCCGCACGCAGCGCGCGCCGTTCGTGGTGCCGCTGGGGATCGGGGCGCATCTGCGCAAGTGGCGGATACCCGAGGACCGCATCGTCGAGCTGGACTGGAACGAGAGCCACCGGATCGGCGAGCTGACCCTGGTGTGCACACCGGCCCGGCACTTCTCGGGGCGGCTGTTCCAGCGCAACACCACGCTGTGGGCATCGTGGGCGATCATCGGGCCGCAGCATCGGGCGTTCTTCGGCGGGGATACCGGCTATACCAAGAGTTTCTCCGAAATCGGTTCGGAATACGGGCCTTTCGACCTGACCCTGCTGCCGGTCGGGGCGTATCACCCGAGTTGGCCCGACATCCACATGAACCCCGAGGAAGCGGTGCGCGCCCACCTGGACGTGACCGATTCCGGCCTGCTGGTGCCGGTGCACTGGGCGACGTTCCGGCTGGCCCCGCACCCGTGGGCGGATCCGGTGCGACGCTTGCTGACGGCCGCCGACCCGGCGGGGGTGCAGATCGCGGTGCCGCGTCCCGGGCAACGGGTGGACGCCGAATCCGCGGCGCTCGATCCGTGGTGGGAGTTCTGA
- a CDS encoding enoyl-CoA hydratase: MIGVTRDGSVLTLELQREERRNALNCELVDALREAVEHAAEQDIRAIVLTGAGPVFSSGADLTDAAGMAEKLPDKALALNLAIDKAPVPVIGAINGPAIGAGVILSMICDLRVVAPEAYFQFPVAKYGLALDNWSIRRLTSLVGYGRARGMLLGAEKLTSETALQTGMANRIGTLADAQKWAAELAGFAPLALQHAKRVLNDDGAYEESWPAHKELFDKAWASKDVIEAQVARIEKRPPNFTGA; encoded by the coding sequence ATGATTGGTGTGACCAGAGACGGTAGTGTCCTGACCCTGGAACTGCAACGCGAAGAGCGGCGCAACGCGCTGAACTGCGAGCTTGTCGACGCCCTGCGGGAGGCGGTCGAGCATGCCGCCGAGCAGGACATCCGGGCCATCGTGCTGACCGGAGCCGGTCCGGTGTTCAGTTCGGGAGCCGACCTCACCGACGCCGCGGGGATGGCCGAGAAGCTGCCCGACAAGGCGCTGGCGTTGAACCTGGCGATCGACAAGGCCCCTGTGCCGGTCATCGGCGCGATCAACGGCCCGGCCATCGGCGCGGGTGTGATCTTGTCCATGATCTGCGATCTGCGGGTCGTCGCCCCCGAGGCCTACTTCCAGTTCCCGGTCGCCAAGTACGGCCTGGCCTTGGACAACTGGAGCATCCGCAGGCTGACCTCGCTGGTTGGCTACGGCCGGGCGCGGGGCATGCTGCTCGGCGCCGAGAAGCTGACCTCTGAGACCGCATTGCAGACCGGCATGGCCAACCGCATCGGCACCCTGGCCGACGCCCAGAAGTGGGCGGCCGAGCTGGCCGGGTTCGCGCCGCTGGCGCTGCAGCACGCCAAGCGTGTGCTCAACGACGACGGCGCCTACGAAGAATCGTGGCCGGCGCACAAGGAGCTGTTCGACAAGGCGTGGGCGTCCAAGGACGTCATCGAGGCGCAGGTGGCCCGCATCGAGAAGCGTCCGCCGAACTTCACCGGGGCCTGA
- a CDS encoding carboxyl transferase domain-containing protein — MSRIGARALRDAVLDEGSFQSWDTPPLEIARSADYQRELAEAAAKTGLDESVLTGEGTIFGRRVAVVACEFDFLAGSIGVAAAERITAAVTRATAEGLPLLASPSSGGTRMQEGTVAFLQMVKIAAAVELHKQAHLPYLVYLRHPTTGGVFASWGSLGHVTAAEPGALIGFLGPRVYEHLYGEPFPSGVQTAENLHAHGVIDGVVPLALLRDTLDRTLRVILDPPASPPAAVVPEPLPEVPAWESVLASRRPDRPGVGYLLRHGATDRVLLSGTERGEAATMLLALARFGGQPAVVVGQRRSEGGLVGPGALREARRGMALAAGLQLPLVLVIDTPGPALSIEAEQGGLAGEIARCLAELVTLNTPTVSVLMGQGSGGPALAMVPADRVLAAANGWLAPLPPEGASAIVYRDTAHAAELAAGQGVRSVDLLRNGIADAIVPEHPDAADEPRAFTARLSTAIAGELARLRAVPDDQRLRTRLDRYRRIGLG, encoded by the coding sequence GTGAGTCGGATCGGCGCCCGCGCGCTTCGTGATGCAGTGCTCGACGAGGGTTCGTTCCAGAGCTGGGACACCCCGCCCCTTGAAATCGCCCGTTCTGCGGACTACCAGCGCGAACTGGCCGAAGCGGCGGCGAAGACCGGGCTCGACGAATCCGTGCTGACCGGCGAAGGCACCATCTTCGGCCGCCGCGTGGCGGTGGTGGCCTGCGAGTTCGACTTCCTGGCCGGCTCGATCGGGGTGGCCGCCGCCGAGCGGATCACGGCCGCGGTGACCAGAGCCACAGCCGAGGGGCTGCCGCTGCTGGCCTCGCCGAGCTCCGGAGGCACGCGCATGCAGGAAGGCACCGTGGCCTTCCTGCAGATGGTCAAGATCGCCGCCGCCGTCGAACTGCACAAGCAGGCCCACCTGCCCTACCTGGTGTACCTGCGCCACCCCACCACCGGCGGGGTGTTCGCCTCCTGGGGTTCGCTCGGGCACGTCACCGCCGCCGAGCCGGGCGCACTCATCGGCTTCCTCGGCCCGCGGGTGTACGAGCACCTGTACGGCGAACCGTTCCCGTCCGGGGTGCAGACCGCCGAGAACCTGCACGCCCACGGTGTGATCGACGGGGTGGTGCCGCTCGCCCTGCTGCGCGACACCCTGGACCGCACGCTGCGGGTGATCTTGGACCCTCCTGCCTCGCCTCCGGCCGCCGTGGTCCCCGAACCTCTGCCCGAAGTGCCTGCCTGGGAGTCGGTGCTGGCATCGCGACGGCCGGACCGGCCCGGCGTCGGGTACCTGCTGCGGCACGGCGCCACCGACCGCGTGTTGCTCTCCGGCACCGAACGCGGCGAGGCCGCGACGATGCTACTGGCGCTGGCCCGCTTCGGCGGACAGCCCGCGGTGGTGGTCGGGCAGCGCCGCAGCGAAGGCGGGCTGGTCGGGCCCGGTGCACTGCGTGAGGCGCGACGCGGCATGGCCTTGGCGGCCGGACTGCAGCTGCCGCTGGTTCTGGTGATCGACACCCCGGGCCCGGCCCTGTCGATCGAGGCCGAGCAGGGCGGGCTGGCCGGCGAGATCGCCCGCTGTCTGGCCGAATTGGTCACGCTGAACACGCCCACGGTGTCGGTGCTGATGGGTCAGGGCAGCGGCGGGCCCGCGCTGGCGATGGTGCCCGCCGACCGGGTGCTGGCCGCCGCCAACGGCTGGCTGGCGCCGCTACCTCCCGAGGGCGCCAGCGCGATCGTCTACCGAGACACCGCACACGCCGCGGAACTGGCTGCCGGACAAGGGGTTCGGTCTGTCGATCTGCTGCGCAACGGCATCGCCGACGCGATCGTGCCCGAACATCCCGATGCCGCCGACGAACCACGGGCCTTCACGGCGCGGCTCTCGACGGCCATCGCAGGCGAGCTGGCCCGATTGCGTGCGGTGCCCGACGACCAGCGACTGCGGACCCGGCTCGATCGCTATCGGCGTATCGGGCTGGGCTGA